A window of the Xenopus laevis strain J_2021 chromosome 9_10L, Xenopus_laevis_v10.1, whole genome shotgun sequence genome harbors these coding sequences:
- the neurod1.L gene encoding neurogenic differentiation factor 1 isoform X1, translating into MTKSYGENGLILAETPGCRGWVDECLSSQDENDLEKKEGELMKEDDEDSLNHHNGEENEEEDEGDEEEEDDEDDDEDDDQKPKRRGPKKKKMTKARVERFKVRRMKANARERNRMHGLNDALDSLRKVVPCYSKTQKLSKIETLRLAKNYIWALSEILRSGKSPDLVSFVQTLCKGLSQPTTNLVAGCLQLNPRTFLPEQSQDIQSHMQTASSSFPLQPYPYQSPGLPSPPYGTMDSSHVFHVKPHSYGAALEPFFDSSTVTECTSPSFDGPLSPPLSVNGNFTFKHEHSEYDKNYTFTMHYPAATISQGHGPLFSTGGPRCEIPIDTIMSYDGHSHHERVMSAQLNAIFHD; encoded by the coding sequence ATGACCAAATCGTATGGAGAGAATGGGCTGATCCTGGCCGAGACTCCGGGCTGCAGAGGATGGGTGGACGAATGCCTGAGTTCTCAGGATGAAAACGATCTGGAGAAAAAGGAGGGAGAGTTGATGAAAGAAGACGATGAAGACTCACTGAATCATCACAATGGAGAGGAGAACGAGGAAGAGGATGAAggggatgaggaggaggaggacgatgaagatgatgatgaggatgacGACCAGAAACCCAAAAGGCGAGGaccgaaaaagaaaaaaatgacgaAAGCCCGGGTGGAGCGATTTAAAGTGAGACGCATGAAGGCAAACGCCAGGGAGAGGAATCGCATGCACGGACTCAACGATGCCCTGGACAGTCTGCGCAAAGTTGTGCCCTGCTACTCCAAAACACAAAAGTTGTCTAAGATTGAAACTCTGCGCCTGGCTAAGAACTACATCTGGGCTCTTTCTGAGATTTTAAGGTCCGGCAAAAGCCCAGACCTGGTGTCCTTTGTACAAACTCTCTGCAAAGGTTTGTCGCAGCCCACCACCAATCTAGTAGCGGGGTGTCTGCAGCTGAACCCCAGAACTTTCCTTCCTGAGCAGAGTCAGGACATCCAGTCGCACATGCAAACAGCGAGCTCTTCCTTCCCTCTGCAGCCCTATCCCTATCAGTCCCCTGGTCTTCCCAGTCCCCCCTATGGTACCATGGACAGCTCCCATGTATTCCACGTCAAGCCTCACTCCTATGGGGCGGCCCTGGAGCCTTTCTTTGACAGCAGCACCGTCACTGAGTGTACCAGCCCGTCATTCGATGGTCCCCTGAGCCCACCCCTTAGTGTTAATGGGAACTTTACTTTTAAACACGAGCATTCGGAGTATGATAAAAATTACACGTTCACTATGCACTATCCTGCAGCCACTATATCCCAGGGCCACGGACCATTGTTCTCCACGGGGGGACCACGCTGTGAAATCCCAATAGACACCATCATGTCCTATGACGGTCACTCCCACCATGAAAGAGTCATGAGTGCCCAGCTAAATGCCATCTTTCATGATTAA
- the neurod1.L gene encoding neurogenic differentiation factor 1 (The RefSeq protein has 1 substitution compared to this genomic sequence), whose product MTKSYGENGLILAETPGCRGWVDECLSSQDENDLEKKEGELMKEDDEDSLNHHNGEENEEEDEGDEEEEDDEDDDEDDDQKPKRRGPKKKKMTKARVERFKVRRMKANARERNRMHGLNDALDSLRKVVPCYSKTQKLSKIETLRLAKNYIWALSEILRSGKSPDLVSFVQTLCKGLSQPTTNLVAGCLQLNPRTFLPEQSQDIQSHMQTASSSFPLQGYPYQSPGLPSPPYGTMDSSHVFHVKPHSYGAALEPFFDSSTVTECTSPSFDGPLSPPLSVNGNFTFKHEHSEYDKNYTFTMHYPAATISQGHGPLFSTGGPRCEIPIDTIMSYDGHSHHERVMSAQLNAIFHD is encoded by the coding sequence ATGACCAAATCGTATGGAGAGAATGGGCTGATCCTGGCCGAGACTCCGGGCTGCAGAGGATGGGTGGACGAATGCCTGAGTTCTCAGGATGAAAACGATCTGGAGAAAAAGGAGGGAGAGTTGATGAAAGAAGACGATGAAGACTCACTGAATCATCACAATGGAGAGGAGAACGAGGAAGAGGATGAAggggatgaggaggaggaggacgatgaagatgatgatgaggatgacGACCAGAAACCCAAAAGGCGAGGaccgaaaaagaaaaaaatgacgaAAGCCCGGGTGGAGCGATTTAAAGTGAGACGCATGAAGGCAAACGCCAGGGAGAGGAATCGCATGCACGGACTCAACGATGCCCTGGACAGTCTGCGCAAAGTTGTGCCCTGCTACTCCAAAACACAAAAGTTGTCTAAGATTGAAACTCTGCGCCTGGCTAAGAACTACATCTGGGCTCTTTCTGAGATTTTAAGGTCCGGCAAAAGCCCAGACCTGGTGTCCTTTGTACAAACTCTCTGCAAAGGTTTGTCGCAGCCCACCACCAATCTAGTAGCGGGGTGTCTGCAGCTGAACCCCAGAACTTTCCTTCCTGAGCAGAGTCAGGACATCCAGTCGCACATGCAAACAGCGAGCTCTTCCTTCCCTCTGCAGCCCTATCCCTATCAGTCCCCTGGTCTTCCCAGTCCCCCCTATGGTACCATGGACAGCTCCCATGTATTCCACGTCAAGCCTCACTCCTATGGGGCGGCCCTGGAGCCTTTCTTTGACAGCAGCACCGTCACTGAGTGTACCAGCCCGTCATTCGATGGTCCCCTGAGCCCACCCCTTAGTGTTAATGGGAACTTTACTTTTAAACACGAGCATTCGGAGTATGATAAAAATTACACGTTCACTATGCACTATCCTGCAGCCACTATATCCCAGGGCCACGGACCATTGTTCTCCACGGGGGGACCACGCTGTGAAATCCCAATAGACACCATCATGTCCTATGACGGTCACTCCCACCATGAAAGAGTCATGAGTGCCCAGCTAAATGCCATCTTTCATGATTAA